ATACAACACGTAAGTATTTTGTCACACATCAACTTTTAGCCTCAAATAATAGAATACAAAAAGCTATACGGGACAAAACACCACAGAACTTTTGAATATCCCCTTTTCCCAATTGTTAACAGGTAGCGCTTTTTCTAAAGAGAAAGTGACGAAAAATCCAACATTTCTGCATCCAATGTTTGACTCCAACTTTCTACTTTATCGTCTCCTGGTACCACCATATCCTAGAATGAGAGGGGTAAAATTtacattagtttttaaaaatgcattagaaTTGCTTGTAAAATTACAAGTCATACATGTTTATTGTTAGCAAATGAATGAgataggaggaaaggaaagagtgaGCCACTACGTGGAACTGGGCTGAGCAGGACAGTGCATCGCCTCCCACAGCAACTTTCCCAATCATTGAGCTTACTACACTCACACATGGTTGCTGGGAATGACAGGACCCCAAAAAAGAGGATACATTCTATAGTGGAGCCACCATGGTACAGGTAATACTCAAAGTCTAAGCCAAAAAGACAGAGGCCAGTGGCGCATAAGCCATGCCCTGCTACCTCTCACAACTCCAGTGGTAAGAGACGTAATATGGGGAGGGTTATGGACTTTAGATGGTTAAGCATTAAGacactgtgtacacacacataggCTACCGGATGACAAGTCTTCCTATCTAGAAAGTCTCTCAATTATTTTCAGGTTTACATTATTtggtttttatgattttctttcatataattCCCATACATTTCTAGTTCATAGTCATGATTTTTTGCAAGTCTTCTTTCCATCgagaatgaatttttttctgtcttgatgtCTTACCTAGccgtatatatatttatttttattttttattttttttattttgagacagagttttgctcttgttgcccaggctggagtctaatggcgcaatcttggctcactgcaacctctgcctcccgggttcaagcaattctcctgcctcagcctcccaaatagctgggattacaggcatgtgccactacacccagctaatttttgtatttttagcagagacggagtttcaccatgttgggcaggctggtctcgaactcctgacctcaggtgatccacccatctcggcttcccaaagtgctgggattacaggtgtgagccaccgtgcctggccttacctagtcatatttttatgtattctcccaacttctttttttctccccagaaGTACCCACTATCTCATACTGtaacaccatagattagttttgcctgtttttgcatgtgtattttataaaatgtaactgCTATCATCATagtgtatatattcttttgtgtctggcttctttataTTTGGTAGATCTATCCATGTTATTGCACACAACTGCTTATTTTCTTAGTTGCACAGTAACCCACTGCAATACAGCAAACATAACTcagtttattcatccattttaCTGCTAATGGATAcgtgggctgtttccagttttgggcaattatgaataggGATGCTATGAACAGTCTGTGCTTATCTGCCAGCATACAAGTGTATGCATTTCTGTGGCAATGTATCTGACAGCAAAACTGCTCTGTCCTAGGTATGCATAGGTTCAATTTTAGGAGGCAGTACcagtttttttaattgaatgtatCAATGTATATCCAAACCAGCATTATGAGAATtctactcacattttaaaacatatttaaatatatttttctatcaatTTCAAGAATTAATCATTGTTCTGTAACTTCCTTCTCCTGAAAGACAAATCTACTCCAGAGCAATCTCTCATGGCCTCCTTATCCAGCAGCTCCCATTTTCTGCCATTTAGGCTTGATGTTTAATCCAgttattcctttgtttttttatatctttgcttTTTACAAAATATCCTCTGAGCATTCCAATAAACATTATaatcatatttttgaaaattaaagtaTACCTCAATATCTTTTTTGAATgctattgaattttaattttaagcttCTACTTAGAAAAGTCTAGTTTAGAACTTAAAGGATCTCTAGAGatcacaaaattaaatatatgtggaAGCTAGCATCCAGTAAGGTTCAAGTTAAAACCTTGGTCTATGGTAGAGCTAAGCCTAAATCAAATccctgtttgatttttaaagaatgtttagaAGTGGGATCTCAGTTAATTgtgctattaatatttttggtaGGTACACCAAATAAAACCATGGCTGCTAAATAGATAATCATCTTCTAAAGTTCCCAAACTATTTCTGTACTTTACTCCTAGGTAAAGGGAACTTGTATTTTTTGCTCTTACCTGATGCAGTTCTGGTTTTCGTGTCTAAGTTTGAACATGCCGAATAGCCGGCCAAGCCTCCACGAAGGGGTGAGTAAGCCCTATTCCATGTGCCAGGGTAGGAGGGAGGATAGGACGGGTAGTACCACGAGTCTGAGAAGGGTGTTGCAGCTCTTTAAAGGGATAAAAGTAGGTTAGGCATTTTTTCTTGtggctgtaatttttaaataccttCCTGTTCCTAAACTGTCAGAAAAAAGAATCtttatcaagtattttttccTGAATGTTCTGGTATATCAGAgttaacatgaaataaaaaccGTTTCATATTTCTGCCGTTATTATCGTCATTGCTATAGGGGAAAAATGACGGGGAGTCAATGCTCTTTCTGCATTTGCActcaaataaaatctaaacttaAACTACCATTAATACTTCATATTCCAAAATCTGGCCCCAAGCTCTTTCCAGCCTTACTTTTATCATTCTCCTGCCAAACCAGACTAACTGTTCCCCAAATGCTGtattctttcctgccttcttattTTCTCAGATGTCAACTAAACAGTCTTTTTCTTATCTCATAATATCTATGAGGGTGAAATAGGAAGAAacacaatgaaagaaaattacaCAATAGTAATCAAAACACATATAGTGTACCTTCCCCCTTCCCAGAGAATCTTATTTAATAGGCTAATGTCaccacaatttattttccttagtaAAACTAAATGCAGTTAAACTGTAAGCAAAACAAGCCTCTTGAATTAAAGAGCAAGTGAGATCAATGCAAAAAGCTTACCTATTGCTGCCAAACAAATATCCTAGTATTCCACCAGTTCCCAAGCCAGTCCAGAACCCTGGTCCTGAATTTTCATATCCTTGTTGTCCTGTAAAAGCACTGCCAAAACCAGAAGTTGCACCATGGCCAGTATTCTGCGgtccttaaaataaaaatgatttattatgtATTGTCACTTAAACATGACAGTCgacaaaagcaaagataataCAACATTTCAATTATTTCATCTGTActgaattattaataatattcagGCATCAAGTTATTAACAAGTTGTATTCaaaaaagtatttgtaaaatACTGGTTTATAATGAAGGAGAGCATTTCCCACAGATATGGGAGGAGAGGGATAGATTTTGGGACTGGGGAGGGTCTTGCTATAAAATGACATCTGCCCTGCTCAATCGGTTACTAGAAAATCACCCCACTTTTCAGGGTTACTTTCTCTCTGCAGTACAAACTCTAAGTGGAGTCTCTAAGAGCTCCATATGAGAGCTGTGCCTCAGTCTCTAACCGAGGAATCCAAGGAGAGGCAGCCAGATATTTATTTGTGTCAGTTGGGAAATCAGATCTCAAAGGGACCCAAAAAGTATCTTCTGCTCAGAGGAAGTTTTAActgatgtatacatatatataagaaaGTGTGCTACTCTTACACGTATGGCACAACAAATTTGTACATATGTACCTAtccatgtaaccaccacccaCACCAATAACCATTTCTGGCACCCCAGAAGGCTCCCTCATGACAACTCCTAATAGATTCCCATCTATGTCAGAGATCAGCACTACTTTAACTTCTCTTACCATACTTTAATTCTGTCCATTCATGAACTTTTTCTAAACAGGATCACAAAGTATGTATTCTGTGTCTGGCACATCATTATGTCTATGGGAGTCAATCCTACCATTGcattatcagtttttttcttaactcATGTGTCTTCCACCGTGTGAAAAATTTACACAGTCCCATTCTAATGTTTATGGATATTCCACCTCCATTTTTTGGCagttataaataaaactgctatgaacattcctgtGCATCTTTCTTGGTGCACCATGCATTCACTTCTCCCAGGTATTTATGTAGGAATAGAATTGGGTATGCATATGTTTGGGttgttttaccattttaactCCTACCAGCAAAGTATGAAAGTTCCAGTCACTCTACATCCTTGCCCATACTTGGTACTCTGTCTTTTTAATGTTAGCCATTATGGTGGTTATGGAGATTAAAAATAATCTCCCTGTGGTTTTCATCAGCATTTCTCTGAAGACTAATGATGCTAAGcaccttttcttatttctattgaCCATGTAAATCGTGGGTTGGGACCCCAGTACTGGTCCatagcctgttaggaactgagccacacagcaggaggtgagcagcaggcaagcgaCTGAAGCTTCATCTCTATTTAAAGCCACTCCCCCATCACTTGCATTACTACCTGAGCTcggcctcctgtcagatcagcagcagcattagattctcataggagcacaaaccctactgtgaactgcacatgcgagggatctaggttgcatgctccttatgagaatctaatgcctgatgatctgtcactgtgtcccatcacccccagatgggaccatccaGTTGCAGgcaaacaagctcagggctccctctGATTCTACATTACATGAGTtgttaattatttcattatatattacaatgtaataacaacataaagtacacaataaatgtaatatgcttgaatcatcccaaaaccttctctccccgccccaccccaccccaacccccctagtccgtggaaaaattgtcttccacaaaactggtccctggtgccaaaaaggctggggactggTGAAGTAGATGTCTTCTCTTATTATAAAATGGCCATTCAAGTCCTCTTTGGAGGGCTTGTCTGACTGTTGCTCAGATTTACAGGAGTTCATTTTATGTTCTAGACACATATATATGCcggaaatatgttttataaatttttcccagtctgtagcttgccttttcactctccTAATAGTGCCTTTTGATGATTAGATGttcttaatttaaataaagtctaatttatccatgttttcttttatggctagtactttttatgttctgtttaagaaatctttacctATCCTAAGGTCATAACAAATATTCTCCTATGTTTTATTCTGGAAACTTAATTGTTTTACCTTTTACGTTCAGATTTATAATACttaaagaattaatttttatgtatagtgTGAGACAGGGGTAAGGGCAAATGATTATTAGCAAAGTTGATCAAGTTTCTCTGATTAAGAGCACTTATAATTTaatcaggcatttttttttttttttttgagacagggtctcactctgtcactcagcctggagtgcagtggcgcgatctctgctcactgcaacgtccacctcctgggttcaagtgattctcaggcctcagtctcccaagcagctggaattacaggtgcccgccacaacacccggctaatttttgtatttttagtaagagacggcgttttaccatcttggccaggctggtctcaaactcccaacctcaagtgatctgcccaccccggcctcccaaagtgctgggattacaggcgtgagccaccgcgcccggccaatcagGCATTAACATAGCAACACAATATACCTTGGGAGAGAGCTGAACAGAAGAGGTAAAAGAagttgaaagtgaaaaacaaaatgagaagacaaACCTCCTTTGGTCTCCCAATGCAACGATTTTCTATTTCAGAACCAAGCACAGGATGCACTAACCTCACACCCGCCCTATTTATGGCCACTGCGAGGGAAATATACCTGTGAACTCAGACTTAAAGCCTGGGGGAGGAGGTCCTGCTGAGTTGGTGAATCTCTGGTAACGGTGGGAAAATGGAGGATACTCAGAGTACGGTGGAGGAGAATACTGCCCGTCACTCAGGAACAGCTTATAGACTACAAAGGCGATCCCAAGGAGCACCACGATGGTAATCAATCCACTCATGTTACAGGAATCCGCCGAGTACCACTTATAATAATAATCAGAGAAAGAGGCAAAGCCGTGCTGCTTTCCAGACTCCTTCAGTTTCTGCAGGCCAAGTTCCGTATAATCTAAATTGTACTCCAAGCCACAAGAACCTCTTAGTACATACTGGTCTTCAGAGGACTCATAGCCTTCACAGCTCACCACAGTTTTTCCAAATTTGTATGCAATATCTAAGTCCGTCTTACATTCCcactgtgaagaaaaataaaaagagactattagaaacaaacattttttcatttaatatatgttacttggaggccgggcgcggtggctcacacctgtaatctcagcactttgggaggccaaggagggtggatcacgcggtcaagagttcgagacccgcctggccaagatggtgaaaccccatctctaccaaaaatacaaaaattagccaggcgcagtggcaggcgcctataatcccagctactaaggaggctgaggcaggagaatcacttgaacccgggaggcggaggttgcagtgagctgagatcgtgccactgcactctagcctgggcaacagagcaagacaccgtctcaaaaaaaaagaaaaatgttacttgGGCTATATATCCGTCATAAAATTGCAAAATGATCCGCAAAATTCACAACGGTTAAGTATTCATGTCTAAGGGAGGGAAAATGAGGGGCTTCAAAGATAATGGTGGGCTCGATAGTGGGTATATGGGTATTCATTTTATTACTATGCTTTATTCTTTacatatacatgttatatatccATCTGAACATATTAAGTATTctacaatttataaaatttaagcaAACTGCCAAAATGTCAACTTTTTGCCACTGTTGTTTAAgatgctttctttaaaaatacagatttcttaaAAGATGTTAAGGCTCAAAACAGCATCATATATGAATGTCTGGTAGCTACACAAGGCAACAGAGATATTACATAACcttcagagaaaaaaactttcctacataaattttataaaaccatGGACTAACTTTCCAGGGTCCAATTCTATGTAattctcttgtattttttaaatatatttagaaaaatgcaaaaagaaccCAGGCTAGCCCCAAAAATGCCcaccttaaaaaaatatatgccgAAGTTTGGTCTACATTCTATATTTTGTGGTGAAAAAGCAATATGCTTCTTTAACTCTTAAGATACACGctaaaagctgggcgtggtggttcatgcttgtaatcccagcactttgggaggccaaggtgggtggatcacctgaggtcaggagttcaagaacagcttggccaaaatggcaaaaccccatctctactaaaaatacaaaaatgaggtgggcatggtggtgggcgcatggtggtgggcgcctgtaatcccagctacttcaaaaatagaggctgaggcaggagaatgacttgaacccagaggcagaggttgcagtgagccaagatcatgtcactgtactccagactgggcgacagagggagactccgtctcaaaaaaataagaaaaagatacaagCTAAAGTAGATTTAATTGGTTTTGTTGCCCTTCTGCAAAtttttgtacaaattattttcctctgtCAAGTTCAGACACactattttacttcatttataacagccttattgaaatataattcacacataccatacaattcacccatttcaatggttttagtatattcacagttgtGCTActgtcaccacaatcaattttagaatattttcatcaccccaaagaaATCTTGtacctattagcagtcactctccattctcCCCCCACACACCTCCCAACCAACTTTCTGTCTATATGGATTTCCCTAACTGGACAGTTCACAggaatgtaataataaaatatgtggtcttttgtgactggcttctttcacttagcataacattttcaagattcatccacgttgtagcatgtattggtatttcacttttttatggctaaataatatttatttgcatggatataccaccttttatttatcattcattagtaatggacatttgaattgtttctactttttggctattatgaataatgctgctatgtaCATTTgtatgcaagtttttgtgtggacatgtgttttcaattctcttgggtgtATATACCTTGGAGTGGAATGACTGAGGCATACATGGTAACTCTACATTTaaacttttgaggaactgccaattttccaaagcagctggaccattttacattcccaacagcagtgtataagggttccaatttctcgaCATCCTCACCAGCcttgttatcttttttattatagccttCCTactgagtgtgaagtggtatcttactgtggctttgatttgcatttctctgatggctaataATAAGgaacatttttcatgtgcttatttgttacTTATATATCTTCCttgtagaaatgtctattcagatgcTCTGCCATTTTTAACTTGGTTGTTTTCttactgagttgtaagagttattttatattctaaatacaAGTCCCTCACCAATTATGATTTGCTAAgcttcctcccattctgtaggttgtcttttcactttcttgatgatgcCCTTTGATGGTCAAAAGTTTTTCATTTGGATAAGatgcagtttttcttttgttgctgttactacactgtttttaaagtaattttatttggAGGAAGATTTGTAAGTTTGTTGATTTAGGTAAATATAACAAGCTAAACTTGTATTGGTATTTCATGTTAACTACCACTTCCTTAACTGTGCATACTACAAGTAGCTTCTAAGTGCTGTATTTAAATTTCATCTCTTGGAATAGAAGGAGTTTCTAAATGGCCTCTCTCCTGCTACTAAACATAAGCCAATGTATGATATGCTCAACACTCGTTTGCTCATGCTATTCCCTTCTCTAGCCTTTCCTCTCTAAAAATGTTATCATTCCTTCCTAACACAACACAAATTCCTCATCCTTTAAGTCCCAATGACTCCAACCAGACGTGACTTTATAATGTTGTGTTGGGACCTACAGGTAATCTGAGTGCCTGTCTTATCTCTTCTACTAGTAAGAGAGTTTCTTCATTCTaccttattcatttttgtatattgcaATTAATACATGTTTAATGAATGACATCACCGTTACTGCCTTTTTTTCCCATCAAGACTCTAGAAGTCGTAAGTAAAGTGGGAGTAAGACTTCCGCTATAACCCAGAGAATTCTATGATTCAACTTAGCAGTACTGGGGGAAAATATTGTGAAGTAAGTATCACCCAGTACACATCAACTTCCTCTCTGAACTGCAAAGACCATGCATAAAGGTTGTATCAAACAAGACATGGAGAGGGGAAATCGTTAACACAAGTTTCTTGCCTTGTGACCAGTCGTCTTAAATCCCTTTTGAAAGCAGTCAGAATACAAAGTAGAAATATGTAACTAGTGATTTAAACtgaattcatttaataaaatctatATCTAAAGCatattcagttttggaacttCAAGGAGATGGTCTGCTCATATACAAAACACCAGCGTCCCAAAGGCAATAAATGAAACCTGCTGAAATGCTTCCATTCAAAAGTAACCACCCTCAGTtctaagacaattttaaaatcaagtgCTAGAAGCACAATAGAGATATATGAACCCCTACTATTTACGATCTATAATTCCTAATTATCTTAACTTTGTCTTAAGGGTAGGTTGGTATTCTTTGAGGAATGACAGGAAAATGACAACCATAAGAGATCCCCTATCCCTCACCCTCAAGTATATAAAAAGTtgtgaaaatttacaaatatcttAGAAGGAGGTCACGGTACAAAAACTAAAATGAGTATTTTCAGGCTTTAAAATCAGTTCATTTCTTTTGGAGTCCATTTCTTCCACAGGAAGAGTgatttacttacatattttagGCTGATCTGAGATTTCTGTAGGTGCTCCCTCAAAATACTGAATAATGTCCCAATAAACAATTTACTGAATAAAAACCCCATTTAGACAGCCATCACTGTAGTGGATATTACCTGTACATCATACCCATCCCAGCCTTTGTTCTGACACTGTATGACTTTTGGGGTATAAGAATCACAACCAGCTGTGCCTCCAACACATTTCAACTGTGGGATGGGATCCAGCCTGCGGGAGGTGGTATAGCGGTCATAGTGGAGGGTAAGAGCCTTTACATCCCGCAGCAACATTCTGTctgaaacagcaagaaaacagaggaacagaaagtaAGTATCGTGCCAGAGAAAGAAAGGTTCATCCTAATGAAACTCTCGTCGTAGGAAATGCCTTTCTTGCCTTCTGAGGATGGCTAAGAGAGGATGAATCTATTTCTCAAAGCTATCCCAACAACATTCAGGCCTTCTGAGCAAAATTCAGAAGGTCACACTTTTAAGATCTCCCTGCATTTCAGGCCAGATGCTTCTACAGCACAAGTTGTACATCATttttgctaaatcaaaagaacaaaaagttcATTAACCTGAAACACTGTACTACTGTGTAATAATAATAGTGGTTAATTAAAATGGCAAGAATACAAGCATGTTCCTGAAGCACATTTAATGctttaaatgtccatcaacagatgaagagATTAACATATTCTGACCTATTACACTGGAATATTACATAGCAGTTAAAATGAGTGAACTAGAATTTATGTATCAAACTAGATAGAaggcaaaaacattttaaacaaaatacaagTTGCAGAATGTTTTGTATGATAGCTTTACATAAAcctttaaaaaaggcaaaacagtACTACATAATGtctatatacgtatataataaCAACATGAAAACATGTATGGGAAGGATTTAACACCAAATTCAAATAAGTAGCTAGtctagggagagagaaaggaaagagattttaGCTCTATTCCTAATGTTTTATTACTGGGAGCGGGGGATTTGTAGCAAATATTGCAAAATGTAAAGATTCAATAAAACTGGGTGATGACTACATGTAGGTTCATTGTACACTTCTGTATGTTTAAATACTTTAGgtatttcacaattttaaaaatcaaaactatttAAACTATTTCacaaactaaaaaatttaaaacatactgaCAAGAGACTTTGAAAGGAGGagtcaaaacaataaaattatgtcTGGCATTCATGTGCAAAAATGAATTTctaggttgggtgtggtggctcacatctgtaatctcagcactttgggaggctgaggcaggtggatcacctgacgtgaggagtttgagaccagcctggccaacacggcaaaaccccatctctactaaatatacaaaattagccaggagtggtggcacatgcctgtaatcccagctacttgggaggctgaggcgggagaatcgcttgaacctgggaggaagaggttgcagtgaaccaagatcacaccattgcactccagcctaggcaacaagaatgaaactccatctcaaaaaaaaaaatgaatttctat
The nucleotide sequence above comes from Nomascus leucogenys isolate Asia chromosome 8, Asia_NLE_v1, whole genome shotgun sequence. Encoded proteins:
- the SARAF gene encoding store-operated calcium entry-associated regulatory factor isoform X2; translated protein: MLLRDVKALTLHYDRYTTSRRLDPIPQLKCVGGTAGCDSYTPKVIQCQNKGWDGYDVQWECKTDLDIAYKFGKTVVSCEGYESSEDQYVLRGSCGLEYNLDYTELGLQKLKESGKQHGFASFSDYYYKWYSADSCNMSGLITIVVLLGIAFVVYKLFLSDGQYSPPPYSEYPPFSHRYQRFTNSAGPPPPGFKSEFTGPQNTGHGATSGFGSAFTGQQGYENSGPGFWTGLGTGGILGYLFGSNRAATPFSDSWYYPSYPPSYPGTWNRAYSPLRGGLAGYSACSNLDTKTRTASGYGGTRRR
- the SARAF gene encoding store-operated calcium entry-associated regulatory factor isoform X1; its protein translation is MAAACGPGAAGHCLLLGLHLFLLTAGPALGWNDPDRMLLRDVKALTLHYDRYTTSRRLDPIPQLKCVGGTAGCDSYTPKVIQCQNKGWDGYDVQWECKTDLDIAYKFGKTVVSCEGYESSEDQYVLRGSCGLEYNLDYTELGLQKLKESGKQHGFASFSDYYYKWYSADSCNMSGLITIVVLLGIAFVVYKLFLSDGQYSPPPYSEYPPFSHRYQRFTNSAGPPPPGFKSEFTGPQNTGHGATSGFGSAFTGQQGYENSGPGFWTGLGTGGILGYLFGSNRAATPFSDSWYYPSYPPSYPGTWNRAYSPLRGGLAGYSACSNLDTKTRTASGYGGTRRR